One genomic segment of Streptomyces sp. RerS4 includes these proteins:
- a CDS encoding LysR family transcriptional regulator, whose protein sequence is MDLDMAQVRAFVHVARELHFGRAAGELVISQQAVSKRIGRLESQLGTKLFERLGHGVALTETGRRFLEPARRALAAADDAVAAMTSENRPLRVDVWGHLYAPMRTLAQVAGRTRAPAPALELSHGRDLSTVTTALLHGDIDAAFGRVHPPLPAGLTHRLVRLEPVDAVLSAAHPLAGEPAIRPEQLRDSVLWAPGATLDRLDFLRRFADHFGIRERAGGVNLGLTHFLAEVVRDPRRFSLLPADVPLPDIPGLRSVPLVDPTPLYAWSLLWRTGTTHPRLSDLAAACAAEAGRSRWLEYTPAHDWPAHDWLPEQPPHVPGPATAPRPPAVPDARSGASPMSRGPGAGRG, encoded by the coding sequence GTGGATCTGGACATGGCGCAGGTGCGTGCCTTCGTGCACGTCGCCCGGGAACTGCATTTCGGCCGGGCCGCCGGGGAGTTGGTCATCTCTCAACAGGCCGTGTCCAAACGGATCGGGCGCCTGGAATCACAGCTCGGCACGAAACTGTTCGAGCGCCTCGGCCACGGCGTGGCCCTCACCGAGACGGGTCGGCGCTTCCTCGAACCGGCCCGGCGGGCACTGGCCGCCGCCGATGACGCGGTGGCGGCGATGACGAGCGAGAACCGCCCGCTGCGCGTCGACGTGTGGGGGCACCTCTACGCCCCGATGCGGACGCTGGCCCAGGTGGCGGGACGGACCCGGGCGCCCGCGCCGGCGTTGGAGCTGAGCCATGGGCGCGACCTGTCGACGGTGACGACGGCGCTGCTGCACGGCGACATCGACGCCGCCTTCGGTCGGGTCCACCCACCGCTGCCCGCCGGTCTGACGCACCGTCTCGTCCGCCTGGAACCCGTGGACGCCGTCCTGAGCGCGGCCCACCCGCTCGCGGGCGAGCCGGCGATCCGGCCGGAGCAGCTGCGCGACAGCGTGTTGTGGGCACCCGGTGCGACGCTGGACCGGCTGGACTTCCTCCGCCGGTTCGCCGACCACTTCGGCATCCGGGAACGGGCCGGCGGCGTCAACCTGGGCCTGACGCACTTCCTCGCCGAGGTGGTGCGAGACCCGCGCCGCTTCTCGCTGCTGCCGGCCGACGTGCCCCTGCCGGACATCCCCGGCCTGCGCTCCGTCCCCCTGGTCGACCCGACACCGCTGTACGCCTGGTCGCTGCTGTGGCGCACCGGAACCACCCACCCCAGGCTGAGCGACCTCGCCGCCGCCTGCGCCGCGGAAGCCGGACGCAGCCGGTGGCTGGAGTACACCCCGGCCCACGACTGGCCGGCCCACGACTGGCTCCCCGAACAACCACCCCACGTCCCCGGCCCGGCGACGGCCCCACGGCCGCCCGCCGTCCCAGATGCTCGAAGCGGCGCGTCCCCCATGTCGCGCGGTCCGGGCGCGGGCCGCGGCTGA